A genome region from Solanum pennellii chromosome 12, SPENNV200 includes the following:
- the LOC107006834 gene encoding NAC domain-containing protein 76-like, whose amino-acid sequence MMSGSTNGHLSVPPGFRFHPTDEELLYYYLRKKVSYEAIDLDVIREVDLNKLEPWDLKEICRIGSGPQNEWYFFSHKDKKYPTGTRTNRATTAGFWKATGRDKAIYLSNSKRIGMRKTLVFYTGRAPHGQKTDWIMHEYRLDDNNAEVEEEGWVVCRVFKKKNYARGFQHDIGEQDHEPQLSFTDPMKGGTSKQNIQQQLQTASSCYDNYQSSFDGSMHLPQLLSPDLTLPCPSLVPPPLSNHNLLRLTSTSAPNFNFSQQHDKFSGDWSFLDKLLASSNQAVVLQSQAVTTDLVNPTTSQKYPIFNHHAFDHDILKFSK is encoded by the exons ATGATGTCTGGATCAACAAACGGGCACCTTTCAGTTCCTCCAGGGTTTCGTTTTCATCCAACGGACGAAGAACTTCTTTATTATTATCTAAGGAAGAAAGTATCGTATGAAGCAATAGATTTGGATGTTATTAGAGAAGTGGATCTTAACAAACTTGAACCATGGGATCTTAAAG AAATATGTAGAATTGGATCAGGTCCACAGAATGAATGGTATTTTTTCAGTCACAAGGACAAGAAATACCCTACTGGAACTCGAACGAATCGAGCGACGACAGCTGGATTTTGGAAGGCTACAGGGAGAGATAAGGCAATATATCTTAGCAACTCCAAAAGAATTGGGATGAGGAAAACTCTTGTATTTTACACAGGACGTGCCCCTCATGGCCAAAAAACTGATTGGATCATGCATGAATATCGACTCGATGACAACAATGCTGAAGTAGAG GAAGAGGGCTGGGTTGTTTGTAGGGTATTCAAGAAGAAGAACTACGCAAGAGGTTTCCAACACGATATTGGAGAACAAGATCACGAGCCACAATTATCTTTTACAGATCCTATGAAAGGTGgaacttcaaaacaaaatatcCAACAACAACTACAAACCGCGTCGTCTTGCTATGACAACTATCAATCATCCTTTGATGGTTCAATGCATCTTCCTCAATTGCTTAGTCCTGACTTAACACTTCCATGTCCATCACTCGTCCCTCCTCCGTTGAGTAATCACAACTTATTGAGACTAACATCAACATCAGCACctaattttaatttctctcAGCAACATGATAAATTTAGTGGTGATTGGTCTTTCTTGGATAAACTTCTTGCTTCATCAAATCAAGCCGTTGTGCTACAATCTCAGGCAGTTACAACAGATTTGGTTAACCCTACAACCTCACAAAAATATCCAATATTTAATCACCATGCGTTTGATCAcgatattttgaaattttcaaagtaA